Genomic segment of Juglans microcarpa x Juglans regia isolate MS1-56 chromosome 7S, Jm3101_v1.0, whole genome shotgun sequence:
TGCCATGAAATATCTGCAATTCAAgctgcttttttctttttccttttttaagaAAGAGGACATTaccttaattttattgatagtctCATTTGTGGTGGAGCAAAACCGTGGTTACGAACCAAGAGATACAAATCAAAAccccaaaccaaaaccaaaataaataaaccaaaaccATATTACAAAATTCCAAAAACAACATAAAGACCAAGAAAACAACCCTATAAAAAGAGGCCCTTTTTATATTGACATATGGGGAAAAATTCGAGGcccttttcttctttatatTGCAGATTATCTGCCATACTTGGGGACCAAGTCTCCATGAATTCCTGCATAGAGAACAGAGAAATTACAAGTAGTCAAGTTGAGAGACACTGTAACAAGTAGGGGTGCAAATTAGGATCTTTGAAAGTATAATAGCTAGCAGAAAACAAGTTCTATTTGATAAATTGATTACTGGAAAGGTTTTTTGAGTTAGAAGTAACTCCAACTAATAAACCAGTTTGCAGGTTTTCATTGCCAGTAATCAGAAATTCCACCACAATATGCCATGGTGCCATCAGTCCAAGGATATACTTTAAAACAGTAAGAAACATAAGTCTTGCTCCTGCTGTACATATTTATCCACTTACATACCTTGAGAACGGATGGGGAACTCTTTTGCCAAGGAAGACAAGGCCCTAATAGTAAAGTGAACCTACAGAATGAAGATCAGATAAAGTTTGTTAGTACCTTAGTATAGTCTGCAACCTATATATAATCTCTGCTGATTCGCAGCCGAATTTTCATTAACAACATCAATACCTTGCCACCAGTTTCCTCAAGACACACTGTTTGAGTTGTTTTACATAATTCGATATGAACACAATTAGTTTTACATATCATTCATTTGACTAATGAAAAAAGCCAACAATGCACAGCAGCATAGAGGTATATCAATTTTCAAGTAATCAAGACTCACTTGAGGGTATGATCCAGAGGATTGGGTACTTGGGAACTGGGAATAGATGTCTTGTCCACCATAATAAAGAGATGAACCTAGATGACATGGTTCCACTCTTTCTTAGAAAATTGAACTCCTGTCCTTGTTGAGTATGCTACAGCATGCACCCCCGCTACTGATAGCTATATAGTTTGagacaaatcaaaattttgaggCAATATTTTCCATGCATATACTTTTACACTAAGGTACCAGGGATTTTGTTACAAGCATATGATTATAGGGAAGCATAACCTATAACTAGAAGTTCAAAAACTGTTAAAATGCATCCTTATTGTTGCTTGCTTAGTAAATGAAGGTTCTAAGAAGTTTAGCTCTTCTGATTATAGGATACCAGAATTGGTAAAATTTGCACAAGGGGAAAAACGGGAAGATTACAACTATCAAGTGACAAGTTTTAGCTTACCGCCTCagatagagaaagaaagagagtaaATTGAGCTTAAATGGCATTCAACTTGGAGAAGATATTCCAACTGGTTAGTCTCGTATGGGCATGGGCGATTACTCAAGCCCGAAGCCTACCTAACTACCTAAAGCCTAGCTCGATATCAAGAGGATCTAGCCCACAGCCAATACCGACTGGATAACTATCCGACGGTGGCATGGGGTCAAAACGATTATCTCcaggtttgaatttgaataacaAATAAGATTATTATCATTTAACAACAAAACGGTTCAAAGgctctatataagagaaaaactCAAGTATGTAAAGGGGATCTGATTCATTAGTATTAAAGAGTTATTTTCgatcactgacttaggcattggaggCATTTCCTCTAACCCCCAAGCTGTCTtattctttggttgcaggtgatcgtgaGGCAGAGGCAGTGAAACACATCCATAACACAACTAAACAACAGTTGCTGTCAAAGAAAATTTTCACTCTAACAAGAATGAAGTAACAGAAAAAGAAGCTGAATGAGCCTTGATCATGAACCTGGAGTTCCTTGTTTCATGTTCCATGCTTCATTTCCTGAAGGTTGTTTTTGCCAAGATCCCATTATCTCAATGCCCAAGGAGTTCCTCCCAACCAGCTGAACTTgcacaataaataatttagataTTAGCCAACAGAACCCCATCATCAAGTTCATATGATTTTCCAGTGAGAAAAATGCTGGAATTCCAAGCTCAACATCTCCATTTCATTTGATCCGTGCTCCATAAATCCTATTTTTGCTATCACACACCTAACTTGACTTATCTAGtaatttcaaaaacaaacagaaagtACAGGAacgagagagaaaatgaaatccATGAACTATAGCATGGAAGAAGGAAATCTGTGTATATTTCAAagacaatcattttttttttccatgaaatctcttgattttgttaaaagttcCTCCACCAAACATTCAAAACATATTGGAACAAGCAGGGGATGTTTGGCCCAGAATTTTCTGGAGCACACAGTACACAAACTAAATTAGACAGATAACCATTCTGTCCATAACTTCCCAATTAAAATATggacttttttcttcttccttttactTCAAGAACTGTCAGTCTGACAGGTAAAAAACAAGTATTTTCCCTGCCTTTTTTCCAATACTAGAACATCATATCTAGTTCAACAATTATTGTAACATGAATAGAAGCTTCAACCGTTAATGGAGGTCGGAAAATGGAGGCAAAAATTCCTGATGACGAGGATGGTGGTGACTCCTTGGCACCAAAACGATCAGCAGTGATTGAGGAAGGTGAACTTTCCTGCTTCTTGCCCTCCATTTCCATTATCTTTAAGACTTTCCTCTCCAATCCAACTAAAAAGACCACCTCCAAAAACAAGTTAAGATTTGCAGGAAACATAattgtaaggggattttttcCTGGCCCATGGAATTTCCTAGGCCCACTCATTGGAGAGGGACTCACTAGAAGACAAAGTATTAAAGCAAATGAGGGACAAAAAGAAACTAAGACATAGAAGTGTCATGAGGTAAGGAAAAGTAATGTTaggagagaaaaatagagaatttgacataaagcaaggaaaaataaggaaaagtaaGGTGTGAGGGAAAAgtaggaaaatgatttaaaacAAATGGTGAGTAGGAGATAAAAGGCAAGAGAAACTTAtgattgtggatttttttatttgagacgACTTTGACTTCTTTCGATTTTTGGATTCTACTTcgatttcttcttcaacctgaGAGTTTCAGAGAGAACTTCTTCTCCAGTAAATAGATCTGCATCTtctattgtacagtgagaaatgaaagGCTataagagactgtaaacaagttTATTATAATGAAAACTCCCCTCCCCAAACCTCTGTGGACATAGGCCTAGTGTCAAATCATATAAATCTATATattcatctctttattttttctgcatttaaataatattcttcgtCATGGATGTATGAATCGATACTATACAGTCGCACTGAAACACAATTGGGAGCTCCACACATTACCAATCGAGACCCAACTCTAAAAATCTAAGTTGCTGGAGCCTGACTCAAAGCTGTgcaaaacacgacattaacaatAGTGAAAACAGTTCTCCTGTAAGATCAGCGTAATGCTAGATGAACATgaatctttaaataatttttcagttgACAAATAAAATCAGTTAAAATGCATGGTACAAAAAATTAccattgtttgaaaatttaaaatcaaagaaataatgGTTCAGTGGCTCCACATCTAATCCAAGTAGGCTGAGAATACGTTGACACGTGTCCCAAGCAGATAATTGCAGCCCCTCACCTCTGATTTTCCTGGATACTTTCTCCAAGGcttttaaaagaattgaaagTAAAGAAACCTCAAATGTTTCTGATCCCACAAGAAGATAAACAAGATAAGGTTGTATACCCACTGTCCAAATACCTGTCCCTATTCTCAAAATATCAAAGAAGTCTGGGATCATACCGCATGTCTCAGGCAACTGATTCCGGGaagtctgtctgtctgtctgtctgtctgtgaTGCCATGTAACAAAGGCAATCCATCTATCCATGAGCAAGGGGAAAATACTTGAATATTTGTACAACACTACTGGGATTTGTCTGTAACACaattattttcagatattttcatattaatttattactattcataaattaactaTTCACAGAAATACTCTAGTATCAAACCTAAACAACTCCAAAGAGATCTCAAAagaataatttacttttttttaatataaattaaattattagtgaatataattcaaatgagAAATTTCATAGTTcctattttgttaatttaagcTTTTGGATTATGCCATGGTTTAACATGACATTAGATCAGTGATCTGAATCTGCACCTTAATTCTACCCTACCTCCTTATTAGAATATCAAATTCCTTTCCCagagtattagtattagttttatcaaattcatcttcaaaatttgatgaaaaatacatattttacataaattcaaaacctcctTATCCATAATatcacattagattagtcattaaatttatc
This window contains:
- the LOC121240576 gene encoding uncharacterized protein LOC121240576 isoform X2, yielding MSGPRKFHGPGKNPLTIMFPANLNLFLEVVFLVGLERKVLKIMEMEGKKQESSPSSITADRFGAKESPPSSSSGIFASIFRPPLTLVGRNSLGIEIMGSWQKQPSGNEAWNMKQGTPAISSGGACCSILNKDRSSIF
- the LOC121240576 gene encoding uncharacterized protein LOC121240576 isoform X1, with product MSGPRKFHGPGKNPLTIMFPANLNLFLEVVFLVGLERKVLKIMEMEGKKQESSPSSITADRFGAKESPPSSSSGIFASIFRPPLTLVGRNSLGIEIMGSWQKQPSGNEAWNMKQGTPDYIAISSGGACCSILNKDRSSIF